A portion of the Achromobacter sp. MFA1 R4 genome contains these proteins:
- a CDS encoding aldehyde dehydrogenase family protein — translation MDTPQDILRNLGLNPSALTGGTLIARSPIDGAELAQVHEHTVAQAHAAITRARQASLAWRDVPAPRRGELIRLFGETLRQHKQELGRLVSLEAGKIIAEGEGEVQEMIDICDFAVGLSRQLYGLTIASERPGHRMMETWHPLGVVGVISAFNFPVAVWSWNAALALVCGNAVAWKPSEKTPLTALACQALFAQAVQRFGDAPAGLSEVLIGGRDIGEALVDSHTVALVSATGSTRMGRQVGPRVAQRFGRVLLELGGNNAIIVGPTADLDMAARGIVFGAIGTAGQRCTTTRRLIVHESVADELVQRLHKAYASAPIGNPLDSGNLVGPLIDRASFDAMQAALTAAREQGGKVTGGERVLADQFPDAWYVRPAIAEMPGQTDVVCHETFAPILYVMRYKEFGDAIAMQNGVPQGLSSAIFTNDLREAETFLSAAGSDCGIANVNIGTSGAEIGGAFGGEKETGGGRESGSDAWRNYMRRATNTINYSRNLPLAQGIKFGE, via the coding sequence ATGGACACTCCCCAAGACATCCTGCGCAATCTCGGACTGAATCCCAGCGCGCTGACCGGCGGCACGCTGATTGCCCGCAGCCCCATCGACGGCGCCGAACTGGCGCAGGTGCACGAACACACGGTGGCCCAGGCCCACGCCGCCATCACCCGCGCCCGCCAGGCCAGCCTGGCCTGGCGCGACGTGCCGGCCCCGCGCCGCGGCGAACTGATCCGCCTGTTCGGCGAAACCCTGCGCCAGCACAAGCAGGAACTCGGCCGCCTGGTCAGCCTGGAAGCCGGCAAGATCATCGCGGAAGGCGAAGGCGAAGTGCAGGAAATGATCGACATCTGCGATTTCGCCGTGGGCCTGTCGCGCCAGCTTTACGGCCTGACCATCGCCTCCGAGCGCCCCGGCCACCGCATGATGGAAACCTGGCATCCGCTGGGCGTCGTCGGCGTCATCAGCGCCTTCAACTTCCCGGTCGCCGTATGGTCCTGGAACGCCGCGCTGGCGCTCGTTTGCGGCAATGCCGTCGCCTGGAAACCGTCCGAAAAGACGCCGCTCACCGCCCTTGCCTGCCAGGCCCTGTTCGCGCAGGCCGTGCAACGTTTTGGCGACGCCCCCGCCGGCCTGTCCGAAGTCCTGATCGGCGGCCGCGACATCGGCGAGGCCCTGGTCGACTCGCACACCGTGGCGCTGGTGTCGGCCACCGGCTCCACCCGCATGGGCCGCCAGGTCGGCCCGCGCGTCGCGCAACGTTTTGGCCGCGTCCTGCTCGAACTGGGCGGCAACAACGCCATCATCGTCGGCCCCACCGCGGACCTCGACATGGCCGCGCGCGGCATCGTCTTCGGCGCCATCGGCACCGCCGGCCAGCGCTGCACCACCACCCGCCGCCTGATCGTCCACGAAAGCGTCGCCGACGAACTGGTCCAGCGCCTGCACAAGGCCTACGCCAGCGCCCCCATCGGCAACCCGCTCGACAGCGGCAACCTCGTCGGTCCCCTGATCGACCGCGCCTCCTTCGACGCCATGCAGGCCGCACTCACGGCCGCCCGCGAACAGGGCGGCAAGGTCACGGGCGGCGAACGGGTGCTGGCCGATCAATTCCCCGACGCCTGGTACGTGCGCCCGGCCATCGCCGAAATGCCCGGCCAGACCGACGTGGTCTGCCACGAAACCTTCGCGCCCATCCTGTACGTCATGCGCTACAAGGAATTCGGCGACGCGATCGCCATGCAGAACGGCGTGCCGCAAGGCCTGTCGTCGGCCATCTTCACCAACGACCTGCGCGAAGCCGAGACCTTCCTGTCGGCCGCGGGCTCGGACTGCGGCATCGCCAACGTCAACATCGGCACGTCCGGCGCTGAAATCGGCGGCGCCTTCGGCGGCGAAAAGGAAACCGGCGGCGGCCGCGAATCCGGATCGGACGCCTGGCGCAACTACATGCGCCGCGCCACCAACACCATCAACTACTCGCGCAACCTGCCGCTGGCCCAGGGCATCAAGTTCGGCGAATAA
- a CDS encoding phospholipase A, which produces MTSSRPFHRTPTSRLIAAALALGAAGSAAAGVSYRLDRPSAAPGETITIEAVYFNEGSARVDWQAPPELVLQWRSPDGQIVRSLAKLKSGRDNYSVPVNNFARMSWTAEVPSTARGLQAVSIEGQPSLMALDATGRDSGTLATTPAQTPVVDARSGQPLPPAAVAAAGASPDAGPAPAANVEQTVEQAAFEKFRSAFSAYKPVYFAVGTRGLTTARFQISAKYRLISPRGTGDSWHDDFYLGYTQTSLWDLESDSKPFIDTTFNPSVFWLSDDIWKSENQNWRFGMNTGVEHASNGKDGEDSRSLNDGYIEPRFHYRFDSGSTLTFAPKVKAYFAVATENSDYSQYAGHVDWQLRWAQDDGAVISAMYRQGDQKRRTTQLDFAWPLRRTFLNWNGYLHLQYFNGYGETLLGYNQRNESQFRVGLSLIP; this is translated from the coding sequence ATGACCTCCAGCCGTCCTTTTCACCGCACTCCCACTTCCCGCCTCATCGCCGCCGCCCTGGCGCTGGGCGCCGCCGGCTCCGCCGCGGCAGGCGTGTCGTACCGGCTGGACCGTCCCTCCGCGGCGCCCGGCGAAACCATCACCATCGAGGCCGTGTATTTCAATGAAGGCAGCGCCCGCGTCGACTGGCAGGCCCCGCCCGAACTGGTCCTGCAATGGCGCAGCCCGGACGGCCAGATCGTACGCAGCCTGGCAAAACTCAAGAGCGGCCGCGACAACTACAGCGTGCCCGTCAACAACTTCGCGCGCATGTCCTGGACCGCCGAAGTGCCCAGCACCGCACGCGGCCTGCAAGCCGTCTCCATCGAAGGCCAGCCCTCGCTGATGGCGCTGGACGCCACCGGCCGCGACAGCGGCACCCTGGCCACCACGCCCGCCCAGACGCCCGTCGTCGACGCCCGCAGCGGCCAGCCCCTCCCGCCCGCCGCCGTCGCCGCGGCCGGGGCCTCACCCGACGCCGGCCCCGCCCCCGCCGCCAACGTCGAGCAGACCGTCGAACAGGCCGCCTTCGAGAAATTCCGCAGCGCCTTCTCGGCCTACAAACCCGTCTACTTTGCCGTGGGCACCCGCGGCCTCACCACGGCCCGCTTCCAGATCAGCGCCAAGTACCGCCTCATCAGCCCCCGCGGCACCGGCGACTCGTGGCACGACGACTTCTACCTGGGCTACACCCAGACTTCGCTGTGGGACCTGGAAAGCGACTCCAAGCCCTTCATCGACACCACCTTCAACCCCAGCGTCTTCTGGCTGTCGGACGACATCTGGAAATCCGAGAACCAGAACTGGCGCTTCGGCATGAACACCGGCGTCGAGCACGCGTCCAACGGCAAGGACGGCGAAGACTCCCGTTCGCTCAACGACGGCTACATCGAACCGCGCTTCCACTACCGCTTCGACAGCGGCAGCACCCTCACCTTCGCCCCCAAGGTCAAGGCCTACTTCGCCGTCGCCACCGAGAACAGCGACTACTCCCAATACGCCGGCCACGTCGACTGGCAACTGCGCTGGGCCCAGGACGACGGCGCGGTCATTTCCGCCATGTACCGCCAGGGCGACCAGAAGCGCCGCACCACGCAGCTGGACTTCGCGTGGCCCCTGCGCCGCACGTTCCTGAACTGGAACGGCTACCTGCACCTGCAGTACTTCAACGGCTATGGCGAGACACTGCTGGGCTACAACCAGCGCAATGAAAGCCAGTTCCGCGTCGGCCTGTCGCTGATCCCGTAA
- a CDS encoding PAS domain-containing sensor histidine kinase, giving the protein MFADLKHLSHHAAWRRQLEMLLEAAGEGIYGIDLRGRCIFINSAGADMLGYTPDELVGRNMHYLIHHSHADRRLMPVHDCRIFKAFRDGRGERADDEVLWRRDGSCFDAQYASYPIRNDQDVVGAVVTFSDITARKQIERELQSTQALLERRVGERTAELSAAHESLRRLSSHLSTLREEERAHIARNIHDDLGASFTALQLDLNWLRRQLGAAPELQAHLDRMLDVTQTAMGATRRILNDLRPVVLDHLGLWAALEALLQDLQTRSGLQCRYLCPPDTESLRLDRNAEIAIYRIVQELLTNVQRHARARSVSVSAVFGADGLVLTVEDDGVGMQLPEDRHTFGILGMRERARAIGGDLALDSAPGAGMRARLRLNPLAA; this is encoded by the coding sequence ATGTTCGCCGACCTGAAGCACCTCTCGCACCACGCCGCCTGGCGCCGCCAGCTCGAAATGCTGCTGGAAGCCGCTGGCGAAGGCATCTACGGCATCGACCTGCGCGGCCGCTGCATCTTCATCAACAGCGCCGGCGCCGACATGCTCGGCTACACCCCCGACGAACTCGTCGGCCGCAACATGCACTACCTCATCCACCACTCCCACGCCGACCGCCGCCTCATGCCCGTGCATGACTGCCGCATCTTCAAGGCCTTTCGCGACGGCCGCGGCGAGCGCGCCGACGACGAAGTGCTCTGGCGCCGCGACGGGAGCTGCTTCGACGCCCAATACGCCTCCTACCCCATCCGCAACGACCAGGACGTCGTCGGCGCTGTCGTCACCTTCTCCGACATCACCGCCCGCAAACAGATCGAACGCGAACTCCAGAGCACCCAGGCCCTGCTCGAACGCCGCGTCGGCGAGCGCACCGCCGAACTCAGCGCCGCCCACGAATCCCTGCGCCGCCTGTCCTCGCACCTGAGCACCCTGCGCGAAGAAGAGCGCGCCCACATCGCCCGCAACATCCACGACGACCTCGGCGCCTCCTTCACCGCCCTGCAGCTCGACCTGAACTGGCTGCGCCGCCAGCTCGGCGCCGCGCCAGAACTCCAGGCCCATCTGGACCGGATGCTGGACGTCACCCAGACCGCCATGGGCGCCACCCGCCGCATCCTCAACGACCTGCGGCCCGTCGTCCTGGACCACCTGGGCCTCTGGGCCGCCCTCGAAGCCCTGCTGCAAGACCTGCAGACCCGCAGCGGCCTGCAATGCCGCTACCTCTGTCCGCCCGACACCGAAAGCCTGCGCCTGGACCGCAACGCCGAAATCGCCATCTACCGCATCGTCCAGGAACTGCTCACCAACGTGCAGCGTCATGCCCGCGCCCGCAGCGTCAGCGTCAGCGCCGTCTTCGGCGCCGACGGCCTGGTGCTCACCGTCGAAGACGACGGCGTCGGCATGCAGCTGCCCGAAGATCGCCACACCTTCGGCATCCTCGGCATGCGCGAACGCGCCCGCGCCATCGGCGGCGACCTTGCCCTGGACAGCGCCCCCGGCGCCGGCATGCGCGCCCGGCTGCGCCTGAACCCGCTGGCCGCATAA
- a CDS encoding response regulator transcription factor, whose amino-acid sequence MALNLLIVDDHLIIRRGLARILEEDPRVALVHEAADGPAALRALRQAHYDAIVLDVALGERDGLDVLKSVRADYPALGVVMLSVYPESQFAVRALRAGAHAYLNKGCEPEELLAALNNAAAGKMYVTPTVAELLAHTVRQDSSRPPHELLSNREFQVLQLLVAGRSVSAIGEQLALSVNTISTYRSRIFEKLNVRTLVELVAYANTHQLGAI is encoded by the coding sequence ATGGCCTTGAACCTGCTCATCGTCGACGACCACCTCATCATCCGCCGCGGCCTGGCCCGCATCCTCGAAGAAGACCCGCGCGTCGCCCTCGTGCACGAAGCCGCCGATGGCCCCGCCGCCTTGCGCGCCCTGCGCCAGGCCCACTACGACGCCATCGTCCTGGACGTCGCCCTGGGCGAACGCGACGGCCTGGACGTCTTGAAGAGCGTGCGCGCCGACTACCCCGCATTGGGCGTCGTCATGCTGTCCGTCTACCCCGAATCCCAGTTCGCCGTGCGCGCCCTGCGCGCCGGCGCCCACGCCTACCTCAACAAAGGCTGCGAACCCGAAGAACTGCTGGCCGCCCTCAACAACGCCGCCGCCGGAAAAATGTACGTCACGCCCACGGTCGCCGAACTGCTCGCCCACACCGTCCGGCAGGACAGCTCGCGCCCGCCCCATGAGCTGCTGTCCAACCGTGAATTCCAGGTCCTGCAACTGCTGGTCGCCGGGCGATCGGTCTCGGCCATCGGCGAACAGCTCGCCCTGTCCGTCAACACCATTTCCACCTACCGCAGCCGCATCTTCGAAAAACTCAACGTCCGCACGCTCGTCGAACTGGTCGCCTACGCCAACACGCACCAGTTGGGTGCCATCTGA